A single region of the Gopherus evgoodei ecotype Sinaloan lineage chromosome 3, rGopEvg1_v1.p, whole genome shotgun sequence genome encodes:
- the LRRN4 gene encoding leucine-rich repeat neuronal protein 4, giving the protein MFSLLLALSLLAWEAVAGLTDSAVPAALGDFTALFQLTQQDPWENDINLTSMSCEDLGNKTWTHLRLNNSSLQAFPACLPGGLEALDLSTNQLPSLSGMEIANFSKLRALSLRHNHIQEIAWGTRALGSLQFLDLSANKLSSLPLCQTAHLPNLKWLSLAGNPITELQPLAFSCYPQLQFLNLSATLLGHENGGGISASAFAMNVLQGDTGNRARSTIDVLDLSGTFLETIQQEWAQDLVSLRSLHLAKMAQLRSFDMDLFKSLPRLRELNCQDSRALSGVRTELFDDAPHLTFLTFQNCNLSSFNPWNINSSASISINLYGNPLECNCGLSWLLSDPERVVLQRASDTICNTASEDREKPSSSSSLSLLQLYDECQAKRNTTFPTSNTPPFTEDSSNLPIIDSTTVAAMMDSILFAEELYSDSLVSRNMVSMTQTAQMKNDPTSVDLFSKSTTDPTSEGTTATSSTILGELYSNSLTQQSTVSTIKTDPLKRNATTTTALFPQEETFYLSTNNPSTEATRPIGTNSPLSPGTISPSQTDQRLQNPTKSNLIPNPSHAVIKVDYEDDYYDDQPKESITQLIIVSCDYDPCHHLQKPCSELQRLSPCLCPGVSGEDTVPDPPRLREVSETTDTSAQIHWCAPSSVVQTYQLAYHAKGREKSQILVDEIYPTARQHTLYKLSPDTTYWVCVIASNKAGLSQTTSEKILGNPCTQFTTKPSYKSIFVVLSLASGVFLITTIVLSVCLYQKCKKPHAEQYSTHLISYKNPAFDYPLKLQPRN; this is encoded by the exons ATGTTTTCCCTcctgctcgctctctctctgctGGCGTGGGAGGCGGTGGCCGGCCTGACAGACAGTGCAGTTCCAGCTGCGTTGGGGGATTTCACAGCTCTTTTCCAGTTGACCCAGCAAGACCCCTGGGAAAACGACATTAATCTTACCAGCATGTCCTGTGAGGATCTGGGGAACAAGACATGGACCCATTTGCGACTGAACAACAGCAGCCTGCAAgccttccctgcctgcctgcctgggggaCTGGAGGCCTTAGATCTCAGCACCAACCAGTTGCCTTCGCTGAGTGGCATGGAGATAGCGAACTTCTCAAAGCTGCGCGCCCTCTCCTTGAGGCACAACCACATCCAAGAAATTGCGTGGGGAACCAGAGCCCTTGGTAGCCTCCAGTTCCTGGACCTAAGCGCTAATAAATTGTCCTCTCTGCCATTATGCCAGACAGCCCACCTGCCAAACCTGAAGTGGCTGTCGCTGGCCGGAAACCCCATCACTGAACTCCAGCCTCTGGCTTTCTCCTGTTATCCACAGCTACAGTTCCTGAACTTGTCTGCCACTCTGCTAGGGCATGAGAATGGCGGAGGGATTAGCGCGTCAGCCTTTGCCATGAATGTGTTGCAGGGAGACACCGGGAACAGAGCTAGGAGCACCATTGACGTGCTTGACCTGAGTGGGACCTTTCTCGAGACAA TTCAGCAGGAGTGGGCCCAGGACTTGGTCAGCCTTAGGTCGCTCCACCTTGCAAAgatggcccagctgaggagcttcGATATGGATCTATTCAAGTCACTGCCCAGGCTGAGAGAACTGAATTGCCAGGACTCCCGTGCGCTGAGCGGGGTGAGGACAGAGCTATTTGATGATGCTCCTCACCTGACCTTTCTCACCTTCCAGAA CTGTAACCTGAGTTCCTTTAATCCTTGGAATATCAACTCATCAGCTAGCATCAGCATCAACCTGTATGGAAATCCTTTAGAGTGCAACTGTGGACTTTCCTGGCTACTTTCTGATCCGGAGAGAGTTGTACTGCAAAG GGCATCTGACACCATTTGCAACACAGCCTCAGAAGACAGAGAGAAGCCTTCATCCTCATCGTCTCTTTCACTGTTACAACTCTATGATGAATGCCAGGCCAAGAGAAATACCACATTCCCCACATCAAACACTCCCCCTTTCACAGAAGACTCTTCCAACCTTCCCATTATTGATTCCACTACTGTGGCAGCAATGATGGACTCTATTCTATTTGCTGAAGAACTTTACAGCGACTCCTTGGTGTCACGAAACATGGTAAGTATGACGCAAACAGCTCAGATGAAGAATGATCCTACAAGTGTGGACCTTTTTTCCAAATCTACTACTGATCCCACTTCTGAAGGAACAACAGCCACCTCTTCAACAATTCTGGGAGAGCTTTATAGCAACTCCTTAACTCAGCAAAGCACTGTGAGTACAATCAAAACAGATCCATTGAAGAGAAATGCTACAACAACCACCGCTTTGTTTCCTCAAGAGGAAACATTCTACCTGTCTACTAATAACCCTTCCACTGAAGCGACAAGACCAATAGGGACAAACTCTCCTCTTTCTCCTGGCACAATAAGTCCATCTCAGACAGATCAACGGCTGCAAAACCCCACAAAGTCAAACCTTATTCCAAATCCTTCCCATGCTGTAATAAAAGTGGATTATGAAGATGACTATTACGACGATCAACCAAAGGAAAGCATAACTCAACTGATAATAGTCTCTTGTGACTACGACCCCTGCCACCACCTCCAGAAGCCATGCTCTGAACTTCAGAGGTTGTCCCCATGTCTGTGTCCTGGAGTGTCTGGGGAAGACACTGTTCCAGATCCACCGAGGCTCAGAGAAGTGTCTGAAACGACAGACACATCAGCACAGATCCACTGGTGTGCCCCCAGTTCAGTCGTTCAGACTTATCAGCTTGCATACCATGCCAAAGGCAGGGAGAAGAGCCAGATCCTGGTTGATGAGATCTATCCCACAGCAAGGCAGCATACACTATACAAACTTTCACCAGACACCACCTATTGGGTGTGCGTGATTGCTTCTAACAAAGCAGGATTAAGCCAGACGACAAGTGAGAAGATTTTGGGCAATCCATGCACCCAGTTTACAACAAAACCCAGCTATAAATCCATCTTTGTGGTCTTGTCCCTAGCAAGTGGGGTCTTCCTAATCACCACCATTGTattgtctgtgtgtctgtatcaAAAATGTAAAAAGCCTCACGCTGAGCAATACAGCACACACCTCATCTCTTATAAAAACCCAGCGTTTGATTACCCCTTAAAACTGCAGCCACGTAATTAG